In Silene latifolia isolate original U9 population chromosome X, ASM4854445v1, whole genome shotgun sequence, the following proteins share a genomic window:
- the LOC141618534 gene encoding uncharacterized protein LOC141618534 — MFRAKKIEFLLSKADVHDVFLLPRVGARVQKTMTGNCKVITDDELKVEWRRKFGLESKADPIKLNIVHDRLMSCNESGDDFKKLFVLYSMSIFLAPTTNYTLDFKLLRAVEDVPNIKNNDRSLYVFEQLVEAVGNFKEGTKKTSTITGCILVLVICYFHRVNFKGDVLAHNLPLIRHWDHKELTKRAKSELATCALGNAVPSKIVYPICEQPGYQEDQQPQTQPQTQTEIPKGYMLIKLPPGIQSDEEIRGRALDEIHEIFLRMTRIQRLFYKRYTDNMKEFNSKIAGLLEMIQNR, encoded by the exons ATGTTTAGGGCGAAAAAAATCGAGTTTTTGTTAAGCAAAGCTGATGTGCATGATGTATTCCTGCTTCCTAGGGTTGGTGCTAGGGTGCAGAAAACTATGACTGGTAATTGCAAAGTTATCACTGATGATGAATTGAAAGTTGAGTGGCGAAGAAAATTTGGATTAGAGAGTAAGGCAGACCCTATTAAGTTGAACATTGTGCATGATAGATTAATGAGTTGCAATGAGTCGGGTGATGATTTCAAGAAGCTGTTTGTTTTATATAGCATGTCTATTTTCTTGGCACCTACAACAAATTACACACTGGATTTCAAACTGCTTAGGGCTGTTGAAGATgtgccaaacataaaaaacaaTGACCGGAGTTTGTATGTTTTTGAGCAGTTGGTAGAGGCTGTTGGTAATTTTAAGGAGGGGACCAAAAAAACAAGTACTATTACTGGATGCATACTTGTGTTAGTGATATGCTATTTCCATAGGGTGAATTTTAAAGGGGATGTGTTAGCCCACAACCTACCACTTATTCGACACTGGGATCATAAAGAGTTGACAAAAAGAGCTAAAAGTGAGTTGGCGACATGTGCATTGGGGAATGCTGTCCCGTCTAAAATTGTTTACCCTATCTGTGAGCAACCAGGTTATCAAGAAGATCAacaacctcaaactcaacctcAGACTCAAACTGAAATACCAAAGGGATACATGTTGATCAAATTGCCTCCTGGGATACAAAGTGACGAAGAAATAAGAGGAAGGGCATTAGAT GAAATTCATGAAATTTTTTTGAGAATGACGAGGATTCAAAGATTGTTTTACAAAAGATACACTGATAATATGAAAGAGTTCAACTCAAAGATAGCTGGACTGTTGGAAATGATACAAAATCGATGA